A region from the Schistocerca serialis cubense isolate TAMUIC-IGC-003099 chromosome 1, iqSchSeri2.2, whole genome shotgun sequence genome encodes:
- the LOC126486098 gene encoding tRNA wybutosine-synthesizing protein 3 homolog isoform X2, whose amino-acid sequence MQWSEKEFQDKKKRILNSTDLSRKGSVDSDIVELVDFINSHNQYVTTSSCSGRLIVFCEVPSMGNSKEGCKWLYTTHDDIDMEDMMSKLDPTVGDLVLKFEPMILHVQCHTVEDAKHLHNCALESGFRNTGVTIGHRGKVMLAIRSCLNLEVPLSHAGKLLVSEEIRREML is encoded by the exons ATGCAATGGTCCGAGAAAGAATTTCAGGACAAAAAGAAACGGATACTCAACAGTACCGATTTAAGTCGCAAAGGTAGTGTGGACAGTGACATTGTTGAACTTGTTGATTTTATCAACTCTCACAACCAATATGTTACAACAAGTTCGTGTTCAGGCCGCTTGATCGTGTTTTGTGAG GTGCCGTCAATGGGAAACAGTAAAGAAGGATGCAAGTGGTTGTACACAACACATGATGACATCGATATGGAGGATATGATGAGTAAGCTTGACCCAACTGTGGGAGATCTCGTGCTGAAATTTGAACCTATGATTCTTCACGTACAATGTCATACAGTAGAAGACGCAAAACATTTG CATAATTGTGCCCTGGAATCAGGCTTCCGCAACACTGGAGTCACAATTGGTCACAGAGGAAAAGTCATGCTGGCAATACGTAGCTGCTTAAACTTAGAAGTTCCACTTTCTCATGCTGGGAAGCTATTAGTCTCTGAAGAG
- the LOC126486098 gene encoding tRNA wybutosine-synthesizing protein 3 homolog isoform X3, translating into MQWSEKEFQDKKKRILNSTDLSRKGSVDSDIVELVDFINSHNQYVTTSSCSGRLIVFCEVPSMGNSKEGCKWLYTTHDDIDMEDMMSKLDPTVGDLVLKFEPMILHVQCHTVEDAKHLHNCALESGFRNTGVTIGHRGKVMLAIRSCLNLEVPLSHAGKLLVSEEIFLKT; encoded by the exons ATGCAATGGTCCGAGAAAGAATTTCAGGACAAAAAGAAACGGATACTCAACAGTACCGATTTAAGTCGCAAAGGTAGTGTGGACAGTGACATTGTTGAACTTGTTGATTTTATCAACTCTCACAACCAATATGTTACAACAAGTTCGTGTTCAGGCCGCTTGATCGTGTTTTGTGAG GTGCCGTCAATGGGAAACAGTAAAGAAGGATGCAAGTGGTTGTACACAACACATGATGACATCGATATGGAGGATATGATGAGTAAGCTTGACCCAACTGTGGGAGATCTCGTGCTGAAATTTGAACCTATGATTCTTCACGTACAATGTCATACAGTAGAAGACGCAAAACATTTG CATAATTGTGCCCTGGAATCAGGCTTCCGCAACACTGGAGTCACAATTGGTCACAGAGGAAAAGTCATGCTGGCAATACGTAGCTGCTTAAACTTAGAAGTTCCACTTTCTCATGCTGGGAAGCTATTAGTCTCTGAAGAG